The Cylindrospermopsis curvispora GIHE-G1 genome contains a region encoding:
- a CDS encoding DUF760 domain-containing protein: MVFDPDFLNDNSEEHGNQVLNDQFGENPNQLLKYLQHQSPDVLARVAQSVTPEIKQIISQNVQGLVGMLPPDHFNIQITTDRDNLAGLLASAMMTGYFLRQMEQRMELDYLSNQ; the protein is encoded by the coding sequence ATGGTGTTTGATCCTGACTTTTTGAATGACAACTCTGAGGAACACGGTAATCAGGTTCTGAACGATCAATTTGGGGAAAATCCAAACCAACTATTAAAATATTTACAGCATCAATCTCCTGACGTTCTAGCCCGTGTTGCCCAGTCCGTCACGCCGGAAATCAAACAGATTATCTCCCAAAATGTCCAAGGTTTGGTAGGAATGCTACCACCAGATCATTTTAATATCCAAATTACTACGGATAGGGATAATTTGGCTGGACTTTTAGCATCAGCCATGATGACCGGTTACTTTCTCAGACAGATGGAACAAAGAATGGAGTTGGACTACCTATCTAATCAATAG